AACTTCCGTAGTACCACCACCAATATCAACTACCATTGAGCCTGTTGGTGAGGAAACTGGTAAATCAGCACCAATAGCTGCTGCCATCGGTTCTTCAATTAAATAAACTTCACGTGCACCTGCCCCCAATGCGGACTCACGGATAGCACGACGCTCAACTTGTGTTGCTCCAACTGGCACACAAACTAAAACGCGAGGACTTGGTCTTAAAAAGCTATGACTATGCACTTGACGAATAAAATACTGTAACATTTTTTCCGTGACGGAAAAGTCAGCGATTACACCATCTTTCATTGGTCTAATAGCAGCAATATTACCTGGAGTACGTCCTAACATCTGTTTCGCAGCCTGCCCAACAGCAGCGACACTTTTAGGTGTGCCTGTGCGATCTTGACGGATGGCGACAACTGAAGGTTCGTTTAGTACAATACCTTGACCTTTTACATAAATGAGGGTGTTAGCTGTACCTAAATCAATCGATAGATCATTTGAAAACAAGCCACGAACTTTTTTGAACATAATAAAAACTCTTCCTAGAAATAATCTTGTTAAAGTGTTAGTGAGTGCTTGAAGCAAACCATAGAATAAAATACTTATTTTTAATTTTATATCATATAAAATAGTATTCTAGTTTATTTTTAAAACCTGTTTACTTCAATAACAATTAGGTTTACCTATTGTATCGCAATTCTAAAATAATACCTAGAAAATAGTATAATAACAGTTTGTAAAGGAGAGATATATAATGACAAAATCTATTTTACAGTGTATGCTTCCGCGTTAATGTTGAGTTACTGCCTTATTATCATTTTGAAAGATTACTTTTGAGATATTAAGGATGCATTAATTTAATTGTTACTTATATCAAATAAACACGGTGTAATTCATGGATATACGCAAAATTAAAAAATTAATTGAATTAGTTGAAGAGTCAGGTATTTCTGAACTTGAAATTTCCGAAGGTGAAGAATCAGTTCGAATTAGTCGAACGATACCTACAACAAACTATTCAGCGCCAATACAAAACATTCAAATACCTCAAGCAGCTCCGGTTGTTGTTGCACCAAGCTCAGCAGGTGAAAGTGTAGCTGAAGCGGATCCTATTACTCCGGCTCCGGCTGGAACAACTATAAAATCACCAATGGTTGGAACATTTTATCGTACACCAAGCCCAGAATCGAAAGCTTTTGTAGAAATCGGTCAAGCTGTCAATGTCGGTGATGTACTTTGTATCGTTGAAGCGATGAAAATGATGAACCAAATTGAATCTGAAAAAGCGGGCACAATTAAAGCTATTTTAGTTGAAAATGGTCAACCTGTTGAATTTGATCAACCACTATTCATCATTGAGTAATATTAACTTATTTATAAGATTAAGAGATCGAATATGCTTGATAAAATTCTTATTGCTAACCGTGGAGAAATTGCTCTACGTATCCTACGAGCATGTAAAGAACTTGGAATTAAAACTGTCGCTGTTCATTCTTCGGCAGATAAAGATTTAAAACATGTATTACTTGCAGACGAAACTGTCTGTATTGGTCCAGCGGCTTCCGCTAAAAGCTACCTCAATATCCCAGCGTTAATTTCTGCCGCCGAAGTTACCGGTGCAGCAGCAATTCATCCGGGATATGGTTTTTTATCTGAAAACGCTGACTTCGCCGAGCAAGTGGAACGTTCTGGATTTGTTTTTATTGGACCAAAACCAGATACTATACGCTTAATGGGTGATAAAGTGTCAGCAATTCATGCCATGAAAAAAGCTGGTGTACCTTGTGTACCTGGTTCTGATGGCCCTTTGAGTAATGATATTGAAAATAATAAGCAGATCGCCAAACAGATAGGCTATCCAGTTATTATCAAAGCATCTGGTGGGGGCGGTGGTCGTGGTATGCGTATTGTTCGGGAAGAAAAAGATCTTGAACAAGCAATTAAAATGACCAAATTAGAAGCAAAAACCGCTTTCAATAATGATATGGTTTATATGGAAAAATTCCTTGAGAATCCTCGTCATATTGAAATTCAAGTGCTTTCTGATGGTCAAGGTCATGCTATTTATTTAGGTGAACGTGATTGTTCAATGCAAAGACGTCACCAAAAAGTTGTTGAAGAAGCACCAGCGGTTGGTATTACTTCTAAAATGCGCAAATTCATTGGTGAACGCTGTGTTAATGCATGTATTGAAATTGGTTATCGTGGTGCAGGAACATTTGAATTCTTATTTGAAAATGGTGAATTTTATTTCATTGAAATGAATACGCGTATTCAGGTAGAACATCCAGTTACCGAAATGATAACAGGTGTGGATCTGATTAGAGAACAGATCCTAATCGCTGCAGGCAAACCTCTTTCTATCAAACAAAGTGATATTGAAATCAAGGGTCATGCTATTGAATGCCGTATAAATGCCGAAGATCCTAAAACATTTATGCCTTCACCAGGGAAAATTACTCGCTTTCATGCACCAGGCGGGTTTGGTATTCGTTGGGAATCACATATTTATGCGGGTTACACTGTACCACCTTACTATGATTCAATGATTGGTAAGCTAATTGCTTATGGTGAAACACGTAATGTTGCTATTGCACGAATGAAAAATGCATTAGCTGAACTAGTGATTGATGGTATTAAAACGAATATTGATCTTCACATTGAAATTATGAATGACAAAGGCTTCCAAAAAGGAGGAACAAACATTCATTATTTAGAGAAAAAATTAGGCATTTACGAGTAACAAAATAATCCCTATCAATTAGGGATTATTGCTATAAATAAAGATGGATTGATACAAATGAAAAACTGGAAAAGAAGTGCTGAAGAAATTCTAACTATGGGACCTGTTGTTCCTGTTATCGTTATTGAACGACTTGAAGATGCTGTGCCATTAGCGAAAGCTTTAATTGCTGGCGGTGTAAAAGTTCTTGAAGTTACTCTTCGAACAGAATGTGCACTTGAAGCAATTAAAAAAATCATTAAAGAAGTTCCAGAAGCTGTGGTTGGTGCGGGTACAGTAACAAGTGTTGAACAACTTAAGCAAGTAACCGAAGCTGGAGTTGAATTTATTATTACTCCTGGCATAACTGACGCTATTTTAAAAGCTGCAGTTGAAGGATCTGTTCCTGTCATTCCAGGTATTGCGACCATTTCTGAATTATTAACAGCCCAAGAATATGGCTTAACTGCATTAAAGTTCTTCCCAGCAGAAATCAATGGCGGCGTGGCTGCATTAAAAGCTTTTGCTGGTCCTTGTGGATATATGAAGTTTTGCCCTACTGGCGGTGTAAATCCAAAAAATTATCGAGACTATTTAGCGCTTAGTAATGTACTTTGTGTTGGTGGAACTTGGTTTATTCCTACTGATGCTATTGCTAATGGTGATTTTACTAAAATTACTCAAATGGCAAAAGAAGCAGTTGCTGGTGCTAAGTAATTATTTTCCGCCGATATTTTTCGGCGGTTGTATTTTTAGTTAATTAATTTAACTTCTTAACCCTCGCCCACTTTCAATCAGTCGCCATGCAATTATATAGAGCACGGTAACAAATAAAATCAACATTGAAAATGTGATCCATAGTGATACGTCAGTCACACCTAAAAAACCATAACGAAAACCATTAATCATATAAACGATTGGATTTAGTTTTGATACCCATTGCCAAAAAGTAGGTAGCATGGTTATTGAGTAAAATACCCCACCAAGATAAGTTAATGGCGTTAATACAAATGTTGGAATAATACTAATATCGTCAAAAGTCTTAGCAAATACGGCATTTAATAAACCTGCTAATGAAAACAAAATTGATGTTAATAATAAAGTGCAAATAACAAAGAGCCAAGAGTGCACTTCAAGACGAACAAAAAATAACGATACTATCGTCACTAAAATTCCAGTTAAAATACCTCGGATCACGCCACCACCTACATATCCACAAATCAAAATATGCGTTGGTACAGGTGCAACCAATAATTCCTCAATATTACGTTGAAATTTAGCGCTAAAAAATGAAGAACAGACATTGGTATAAGAGTTTGTAATTACAGACATCATGATTAAACCAGGAACAATAAATGACATATAACTAAAGCCACCCATATTCCCCACACGTGAGCCAATTAAATTACCAAATATAATAAAATAAAGTGACATAGTGATAACTGGCGGTATCAATGTTTGCAGCCAAATTCTTAAAAATCTAGTCACCTCTTTACGCCAAATACTTTTTAAGGCAATCCAATATAAATTACACATTATCAGCTCCTTTTGCATTATTGTTACGTAATAAATCAACAAATAACTCTTCTAATCGATTAGTTTTATTACGCACGCTAATCACTTTGACGTTTTGATGATTAAGTTGCTCAAATAACTGATTTAAGCCACGTTGTTTATCAACTTTAACTTCTAACATGCCCGTATCAACATTTACATAACTATAATCTGTTAAAACAATGGATTCACTTGTTGGTACATAATCAATAATAATAGTTTCAGATTGGCTATTAGCTAATAATTCACGCATAGAAGAGTTTGCTATCAATTGACCATGTTGAATTATGCCAATATTGCGACATAGCATTTCTGCCTCTTCTAAATAATGGGTAGTTAATATAATAGTAATGCCTTGACGATTGATTTCACGTAAAAAGTCCCACATTGAGCGCCGCAACTCAATATCAACCCCGGCTGTTGGTTCATCAAGAATCAATAATTTAGGCTCATGAACGAGTGCTCTTGCAATCATTAAACGTCTTTTCATACCACCAGATAACATGTTGGCTCGACTATGGCGTTTATCCCATAAATCTAAAATTCTTAGATATTTTTCTGCGCGTTCTAATGCTAATTTACGTGGCAATCCATAATAGCCTCCTTGATTAGTGACAATCTGAATCACTTCTTCAAATTGGTTAAAATTAAATTCTTGTGGTACTAAGCCTAATTGTCTTTTGGCATTGACAATATCAGTATCCAAATCGTAACCAAATATTCGCACTTCACCAGAAGTTTTGGTTACAAGTGAGCTAATTATGCCAATAGTTGTTGATTTTCCGGCACCATTTGGACCAAGCAATGCATAAAAGTCACCTGCTTGAACCGTTAAATTAATACCTTTTAATGCTTCTACACCATTTTTATAAATTTTTTTAAGCGCGACCAATTCAAGCGCAGGAATAGATGACATGATAAAATCCTAATTGAATAAGTTATGATTGAAATTATGTAAACTCAATTATTAATGACCAGCAATATTGACAATATAATCAATTGTTGTAAAGGTCTTTTTAGTTTTCTTTATATTGAGTATAAATAAGTTATAATTTTTAACTTTTAGCGTATATTAATTTTAGCGAACCATTGGCCATATATAGGCGGTCTTAATTTCTAATTAATATAGATAAATAATATCCTAAGGAATAAGTATTATGTTCAAAATTGGTTTAGTTTCTGTGTCTGATAGAGCGGCAAATGGGATCTATGACGATGAAGGTATCCCATCATTAATATCTTGGTTACAAACAGCATTGAAAACTCCGTTTATTACCGAAAATCGAATAATTCCAGATGAACAACCTATTATTGAACAAACATTATGTGAATTCGTTGATAAATTACATTGTGATTTGATTCTAACCACTGGCGGTACAGGGCCAGCTATTAGAGATGTCACCCCAGATGCAACTTTAGCAATAGCCGATCGAGTTATGCCTGGATTTGGTGAACAGATGCGCCAAATTAGTTTACATTTTGTACCTACTGCCATTCTTTCCAGACAAGTTGGTGTTATTCGCAAAAAATGTTTAATTTTGAACTTACCGGGTAGACCAAAATCGATAAAGGAGACACTTGAAGGTGTAAAAGATAGTGCAGGAAAAATAATTGTTAATGGAATTTTTGCCAGCGTTCCTTATTGTTTAGAGTTATTAGAAGGTCCCTACATTGAGACGCATGATCAAATAGTAAAGTCATTTCGCCCTAAAAGCAGTAACAAATCGAATATTTGATTTTATGCAAATCTTATGCATAATTATGTTTAAATATTTTAAAGTCTAAAACTTGTTGTTTGATATTCAATTCATTAACAAAATGTCTATAAAACTTACTAATTAACTTAGATTTTATTACTAATATATCAAGCAACAAACAATTATTACTGCTTTTACCTAAAACAGCAATCAATTAATCCAAAAGGAAAAATATGAAACAAGATGATCTTACTAAAGCTTTTAAAGAAATGCTTCTACAAGAAAAGTTCAGTTCTCAAATAAGCATTGTGCAAGCTTTACAAGAACAAGGTTTTGATAACATTAATCAATCTAAAGTTTCACGAATGTTAACCAAATTTGGAGCGGTTAGAACACGTAACGCAAAATCAGAAATGGTCTATTGCTTACCTGCTGAAATGGGTGTGCCAACAGCCAGTAGTCCACTAAAAAATTTGATTGTTGATATTGATTATAATAGCTCAATGGTTGTCATTCGTACCAGCCCAGGAGCGGCTCAACTTATCGCTCGCTTACTTGATTCAATTGGTAAATCAGAAGGTATTTTAGGTTCAATTGCAGGCGATGATACAATTTTTAGTACGCCAACCAAATCCTGTACGGTTAAAAGTTTATATCAAACTATTATTCAACTATTTGAACAAGAATTATAACTATTGATATATCAATTTAATATTTAATAAATAATTTTTCCTATTTAACCTATTGACACATTTAGTAAAATCGTTAATTCTATATAGCACTTAAATTGTAACTCAAGTTACGAGAACGAAGAGGCGCATTGCTCAGGTAGATTATTTTAGATACTGGAATCGGTGATAAATAATTGAGGGGATGCAATGCCGAGGTTTGATTGAGTAGCCAGAAAGCAATCAAATCGACTGCAAGGGCTGAATCCCTTGGGTTGTCACCTTAACAGGTGGAGCGCTTCGCGGTTTGTACTTTTTAAATTATAACTGTAAATTGCACATACCCTCGCTCTAACTCTGTTAAAAATAAAATTTTTAATATGAGGAATCCATGGAAACATCATTCGTAATTGCTAAATTTGGTGGTACTAGTGTTGCTGATTATTCAGCAATGGTAAATAGTGCTAATATTGTTATTGCTAACCCTAGTGTAAAAGTTGTTGTATTATCTGCTTCTGCGGGTATTACGAACTTATTAGTTGCATTAGCAGAAGGACGTGATGCGGAGGTTCGAGCTCAGCATTTAGCCAAAATTCAATCAATTCAATACAATATTTTAGAGCAACTTCCTGAAAACCCTACGTTAAGAGCCGAAATTGACCGAATTATTGCAAATATAGCCTCTTTATCGGAAGCTGCAAGTTTAGCAACGTCACCAGCATTAACTGATGAGTTAGTCAGTCATGGTGAAATTATGTCTTCAAAACTATTTGTTGAGGTATTAAGAGAAAAACAAAAAAGTGCCATATGGTTTGATGTACGTAAAGTTATGCGTACTGATGATAAATTTGGTAAAGCTCAACCCAAAATTGAAGAAATCAAACAACTTTGTTGTGCACATTTAAAATCTTTAAATACTAATGCGCTAATTGTTACTCAAGGTTTTATTGGCAGTGAAAGTACAGGTAAGACGACAACATTAGGACGTGGTGGAAGTGATTATACAGCTGCGTTACTTGGTGAAGCATTAAATGCAACACAAATAGACATTTGGACTGATGTTGCAGGAATTTATACCAATGACCCACGAATTACGCCAGCGGCAAAAAAAATTGATGAAATATCTTTCGCAGAAGCCGCGGAAATGGCAACCTTCGGAGCAAAAGTTTTACATCCTGCGACGTTGGTTCCAGCAGTACGAAGTAACATTCCTGTTTTTGTTGGCTCAAGCAAAGCACCACAAGATGGCGGCACAATTGTTTATAACACTAATAGTATTACATCAAAATTACCTGTGTTTAGGGCGTTAGCATTACGACGCAAACAGACATTATTAACCTTAACAAGTTTAAATATGCTGCATGCTCAAGGTTTTCTTGCAAGGGTATTTACTATATTAGCTAAACATAATATATCCGTTGATTTAGTTACTACATCAGAAGTCAGTATCGCTTTAACAATTGATACTACAGGCACTTACACTAATGGTAACAGTTTATTAACCAAAGAACTATTTGATGAACTTTCAACTCTTTGTCATGTAGATGTTGAGGAAGATTTAGCTCTTATTGCCATTATTGGCAATAACTTAACGACGACAAAAGGTATAGCAAAAGAAGTATTCGGCGTGTTAGATGATTTTGTTATAAGACTTTGTTGTTATGGTGCAAGCACCCACAATCTGTGCCTGTTATCAAAAAGTAATGATGCAGAAGCTATTATCAAAATTTTACATAAATCTATTTTTGAATAACAACTCATTCAAAGGGAGAGTTAATCTCCCTTCGACTTAAATCAAAGTGACTATCTTAAAGAAGCATGTTAAAAGTTTGAAAACGCAATAAAAGACCTTAACTTTTGTTACAAATAATTATAGAATATTCATCAATTACTATATGAATACGCTTTTATGCACTCAATTCATATAGTCATTCTTTAGTCTTACGATTAAATCTTCTATCTCCATTTTATGACTGTTATTTATTAATATTTTTAAATTTTGATTTATTAATTTTAATCAATATCGTTAAAGCTATTACATTAAATATCAACATTTCTTAGATTTTTAGATTGTGTTTATAAACTAAATTTAACCTTAATCAAACAAAGGAAATTATCATGGGTATTTTAAGTTGGGCTATTCTAGGATTAATTGCCGGTTGGATTGCAAAGTTTTTTATGCCACTTGGACGTGTAGGAGTATTTAAAACTATTCTATTAGGAATTGCAGGCGCTATCGTTGGTGGGTATATAAGTACATTCTTTGGCTGGGGAACTGTGACAGGATTTAATTTCCCTAGTTTATTTATCTCAGTCTTAGGCGCAATATTACTTATTTATATCTACCGTCTAATGAAATAATACTTTGTTTTACACAAAATTGGCGGGGATTCACCGCCAATTGTTTATTAAAAAGAGAATTGAAATTTGTATCGACTGGATGACATCAACTATTTATTTCTGTAAACCATAGCTTATATTTAACATATCAAATTTCTTAAGTATTTAATCAGGCGCCATATACACAAACAAAAAATCACAATGAAAAATGAAAATAAAGATGAAATGAAAAAGAAAAATAAACCATCTATTATAGTAATAGGCCACTTAAAAATTAAGTAAGATACAAACACAACAATATTTAAAATAATGAAAGGATACCTAATTGGTGTATCTTTCCAGGTTACCAACTCACAAATACCTCTCAAACCTTCTTCAACGATAGTTTCTACAATAATACCAATAAAATCGCCTGGCATATGATTAAATTCTAATTACAGTACATAGAAGCATTATAATAAATAATTTCACGATAACAATATTTTTGTTATATTATTTAGCAAACTTCATTAAATTAAACCTAAAGATTGTAATGTTAAAAATATTCAATACGTTAACTCGAGAAAAAGAAACCTTTAAATCAATTTATCCCAATAAAATTGGCTAGGATTACCCATTAATTATTTATTAAAGAGTGAATTGAGATTATTATTGACTAGATACCTACAACCATTTATTTCTGCAAACTTTAAGTTATATTTTACATTTCTTAAAATGTTTAATGAAGCGCCACATACCCCAACAAAAACTTATAGTCAAAAATGAAAGTAAAGATGAAATCAAAAAGAGTAACAAACCCTCAGTTATACTAATAGGCCACTTAAATATTAAGACAAATGCAAACATAACAATATTTAAAATAATAAAAGAAACCCAGAATAGTTTGCTTTTAAAAGTACTTTTTGACCATCCTAATTCCAGCATATCTTCAGAAAATACATGAATGAAACCACTTGCAATGTAACCAAAAAAGTAACCAAAAACTTCGCCTAGCATATGATAAAATTATAATTACAGTACATAGAAGCATTATAATAAATAATTTCACGATAACAATATTTTTGTTATATTATTTAGCAAACTTCATTAAATTAAACCTAAAGATTGTAATGTTAAAAATATTCAATACATTAACTCGAGAAAAAGAAACTTTTAAATCAATTCATCCCAATAAAATTGGATTATATGTTTGTGGTGTTACTATTTATGACCTCTGTCATATTGGTCATGGTCGCACCTTTGTTGCATTTGATGTTGTAACACGTTATTTGCGCTTTTTAGGTTATCAACTAACTTATGTGCGTAATATCACCGATGTGGATGACAAAATTATAAAACGCGCTCTAGAAAACGGTGAAACTTGTGAACAACTAACTGAACGTATGTTACAAGAAATGTATGCGGATTTTGATGCGTTAAATATTAAGCGCCCTGATGTCGAACCTCGCGCTACACAGCAAATGCCACAGATTATTCAATTAATAGAAGAATTAATTGCAAAAGATCATGCTTATATTGCTGATAATGGTGATGTAATGTTTTCAGTCGATAGTGATCCCAATTACGGTATTTTGTCGCGTCAAAATTTGGAGCAACTTCAGGCTGGTGCACGCGTTGATGTGGTTGATGTTAAACGTAATCCAATGGATTTTGTACTTTGGAAGATGTCAAAACCTAACGAGCCTAACTGGGATTCACCATGGGGCAAAGGACGCCCAGGTTGGCATATTGAATGTTCTGCGATGAACAGTTTTCAATTAGGTAATCACTTTGATATTCATGGCGGAGGGTCAGATCTAATGTTTCCTCATCATGAAAATGAAATTGCTCAATCTACATGTGCCCATGATGGACAATATGTTAATTATTGGATGCATTCAGGTATGGTGATGATAGACCAAGAAAAGATGTCAAAATCACTTAATAATTTTTTCACTATTCGCGATGTATTAAAACACTATGATGCTGAAACTGTCCGTTACTTTTTATTATCGGGTCATTATCGTAGTCAGCTTAATTACAGTGAGGAAAATTTAAAACAAGCAAGAATGGCTTTAGAACGCCTTTATACAGCACTTCGTGATACTGATGCAGATTATCCATATACTACAAAAGAGAGTGATTATTACCGTCAATTCTGTAATGCGATGAACGATGACTTCAATACTCCTGAAGCTTATTCAACCTTATTTGACTTAGCCCGAGAAATCAATAAAGCTAAAGCTGATAACGATATGTCATTTGCCAACAAATTAGCGGCTGAATTACGTTATTTAGCAGCCGTACTTGGTCTACTTGAACAAGATCCAATAAAATTCTTACAAGGTAATCAGCAAGATGACGCCGATGCAGAATTAATTGAAGCATTAATAAAACAACGTAATGAAGCTCGTGCTAGCAAAAATTGGGCTCAAGCTGATGAAGCGCGTGATAAACTTAACGCAATGAATATTGTGTTGGAGGATGGGGCAAATGGTACAACTTGGCGGAAAAAAAGTTAATCCATTAAATTAACCTTATCATAATTGATTATTATTCAAAAATACCCACTCTTTTGTGGGTATTTATTTTTATTTCTAGGAATTAGAATTTTTTATCAATCGACGTTAAAATACCACGTAAAATATTCAGTTCTTGCTGTTCAATACGTGCCCGAGTAAATAATCTTCGCAAACGTCCCATAATTTGACCTGGGTGATTAGCATTTATAAATTCTGTTTGCAATAAAGTTTGCTCTAAATGCTGATAAAAACGCTCAACATCGATATCTTTAGGGTACTCGCTTGTATGCGTATTTAAATTTGCTGGCTCTGATTGATTATCTTGAAAGTTTAGCATTGACATGCGAATTTCATAACATAATACTTGTACTGACATAGCAAGATTCAAAGAACTATATTGAGGGTTAGCAGGAATACCAACATGAAAATGGCACTTTTGCAATTCATCATTAGTTAAACCCACTCTTTCACGACCAAATACTAACGCAACTTGGGCATTAACGGCCTCCTCAATGATTTTATCACCGCACTCTTTTGGTGTTAAATTAGGCCATTGTAAGGTACGAGGACGAGCACTAGTACCTATCACAAGTGAACAATTAGCAATTGCCTCTTCTAAAGATGAAAAAACTACTGCATTTTTAATAATATCACTAGCACCTGCCGCTAATGAAATTGATTGAGAGTCAGGTTTTATCACTGGATTGACTAAGCAAAGATTGGATAAACCCATAGTTTTCATTGCTCTAGCGGCAGACCCCATATTACCCGTGTGGGACGTTTCAACCAAAACAATCTTAACATTGTCTAAATAGCTCACATCTTCCTCATTAAAAGATCTTATAGAAATAGTATTTAGCTACAGTATATAGTAAAGCGATGCAAAATGCAGGTTCATAGCCATATAGTCATAAAATACATGATTAATAAAATCTTTTTTTTAGATTTAAATCACAAAAACTCATGTTAATAGCAAAGTTCTTATTGACGAAATAAAAATAATTTGCCAATGTATTAATGGAAGCTAAAAAAATCAACTTAGTTGTTTGAAATTATAAAGGAGGTCGATATGGCTTTAAGTATTACCAGTAAACAAATGGATATTACCCCTGCAATTCGTAGTTATTTAGAAGATAAATTTTCGAAGTTGGATAAGTGGAGAGCGCTGTTAATCAATCCTCATTTTATATTATCTAAAGAACCAGATGGATTTATCATTGATGCAACAATTGCCACAAAAGGAACTCCACTTGTTGCGTCTGCAAAGCATATTGATATGTATGCGGCTATTAACGATCTTATTGGTAAACTTGAAAAACAATTGAATAAAATTCAACATAAAGGTGAAGCCCGTCGAGCAACGGAAAGTATTAAAGGAGCAATTCTTGAAGAAGAAATTTAATAAATAAATCATTCTATTTTATTTAAAAGGTACTACTTTATGTAGTGCTTTTTTTTTTGCTTGTTATAATAACATCAATCTTTTTTAAAATATCGAATAAAAATGACTACAAATCCTTTATTACCTTTACGCGATAAAATTAACGAGCTTGATAAAGCGCTATTAGAACTTGTAGCTAAACGTCGTGAACTTTCGACACAAGTAATAAATACTAAAATTAAGGCAAACATTCCTGTACGTGACATTCAGCGTGAACGTTCCTTGGTTAAATCATTAATTGAACAGGGCAAAAACTATCATCTCGATGATATTTTTATCAAACGGTTATATCAAATAATTATCGAAGATTCTGTACTTTTACAACAAAAAATTCTACAAGAAAAACTGAATCATGGCACTATCAAAACAGCTAAAATTGCTTTTTTAGGGCCAATGGGATCTTATTCTCATTCGGCTGCTCGCCGCTACGCTAGTGCTCATTTAGAACAGATAGTTGAATCAAGTTGTAGTAATTTTAAAGATGTTTTTGAACAATTAGATAAAGGCGTTGTTGATTATGGTGTTGTACCAATC
The sequence above is drawn from the Gilliamella apicola genome and encodes:
- the accB gene encoding acetyl-CoA carboxylase biotin carboxyl carrier protein, whose product is MDIRKIKKLIELVEESGISELEISEGEESVRISRTIPTTNYSAPIQNIQIPQAAPVVVAPSSAGESVAEADPITPAPAGTTIKSPMVGTFYRTPSPESKAFVEIGQAVNVGDVLCIVEAMKMMNQIESEKAGTIKAILVENGQPVEFDQPLFIIE
- the accC gene encoding acetyl-CoA carboxylase biotin carboxylase subunit; the protein is MLDKILIANRGEIALRILRACKELGIKTVAVHSSADKDLKHVLLADETVCIGPAASAKSYLNIPALISAAEVTGAAAIHPGYGFLSENADFAEQVERSGFVFIGPKPDTIRLMGDKVSAIHAMKKAGVPCVPGSDGPLSNDIENNKQIAKQIGYPVIIKASGGGGGRGMRIVREEKDLEQAIKMTKLEAKTAFNNDMVYMEKFLENPRHIEIQVLSDGQGHAIYLGERDCSMQRRHQKVVEEAPAVGITSKMRKFIGERCVNACIEIGYRGAGTFEFLFENGEFYFIEMNTRIQVEHPVTEMITGVDLIREQILIAAGKPLSIKQSDIEIKGHAIECRINAEDPKTFMPSPGKITRFHAPGGFGIRWESHIYAGYTVPPYYDSMIGKLIAYGETRNVAIARMKNALAELVIDGIKTNIDLHIEIMNDKGFQKGGTNIHYLEKKLGIYE
- a CDS encoding bifunctional 4-hydroxy-2-oxoglutarate aldolase/2-dehydro-3-deoxy-phosphogluconate aldolase, whose amino-acid sequence is MKNWKRSAEEILTMGPVVPVIVIERLEDAVPLAKALIAGGVKVLEVTLRTECALEAIKKIIKEVPEAVVGAGTVTSVEQLKQVTEAGVEFIITPGITDAILKAAVEGSVPVIPGIATISELLTAQEYGLTALKFFPAEINGGVAALKAFAGPCGYMKFCPTGGVNPKNYRDYLALSNVLCVGGTWFIPTDAIANGDFTKITQMAKEAVAGAK
- a CDS encoding ABC transporter permease, which encodes MCNLYWIALKSIWRKEVTRFLRIWLQTLIPPVITMSLYFIIFGNLIGSRVGNMGGFSYMSFIVPGLIMMSVITNSYTNVCSSFFSAKFQRNIEELLVAPVPTHILICGYVGGGVIRGILTGILVTIVSLFFVRLEVHSWLFVICTLLLTSILFSLAGLLNAVFAKTFDDISIIPTFVLTPLTYLGGVFYSITMLPTFWQWVSKLNPIVYMINGFRYGFLGVTDVSLWITFSMLILFVTVLYIIAWRLIESGRGLRS
- a CDS encoding ABC transporter ATP-binding protein, whose product is MSSIPALELVALKKIYKNGVEALKGINLTVQAGDFYALLGPNGAGKSTTIGIISSLVTKTSGEVRIFGYDLDTDIVNAKRQLGLVPQEFNFNQFEEVIQIVTNQGGYYGLPRKLALERAEKYLRILDLWDKRHSRANMLSGGMKRRLMIARALVHEPKLLILDEPTAGVDIELRRSMWDFLREINRQGITIILTTHYLEEAEMLCRNIGIIQHGQLIANSSMRELLANSQSETIIIDYVPTSESIVLTDYSYVNVDTGMLEVKVDKQRGLNQLFEQLNHQNVKVISVRNKTNRLEELFVDLLRNNNAKGADNV
- the mog gene encoding molybdopterin adenylyltransferase translates to MFKIGLVSVSDRAANGIYDDEGIPSLISWLQTALKTPFITENRIIPDEQPIIEQTLCEFVDKLHCDLILTTGGTGPAIRDVTPDATLAIADRVMPGFGEQMRQISLHFVPTAILSRQVGVIRKKCLILNLPGRPKSIKETLEGVKDSAGKIIVNGIFASVPYCLELLEGPYIETHDQIVKSFRPKSSNKSNI
- the argR gene encoding transcriptional regulator ArgR; translation: MKQDDLTKAFKEMLLQEKFSSQISIVQALQEQGFDNINQSKVSRMLTKFGAVRTRNAKSEMVYCLPAEMGVPTASSPLKNLIVDIDYNSSMVVIRTSPGAAQLIARLLDSIGKSEGILGSIAGDDTIFSTPTKSCTVKSLYQTIIQLFEQEL